The Lathyrus oleraceus cultivar Zhongwan6 chromosome 5, CAAS_Psat_ZW6_1.0, whole genome shotgun sequence genome includes the window TTAGCGTCTGTATGTGTGGCCATTATCAATCGACTCCTAAAGAATCACATTTAGAAGCCATTAAACGCATTCGTAGGTATCTTCATGGTACTTCTAAGTGTGGGATTTGGTATTCTAATGGAAGTGATTATAATTTGGTTGGTTATACCGATTTCGATTTCTCCGGTTtcaaatcggataggaagaggACTGGTGGAACTTGTCACATATTTTCAAATTTCTTAGTTAGTTGGCATAACAAAAAATAGGTTTTTGTTGTTTTGTCAACTGCTGAGGTGGAATAAGTAGCAGCAGGTAACTGTTGTGCTTAAATTTTGTGGCTTAAACAACAACtacttgattttgatattaaaCAACAACTACTTGGTTTTGATATTAAACTCCTACATATTTCTATTATGTGCGACAACACTAGTGCTATTAATCTAACCAAAAATTAGGTGTTATATTCTCgcactaagcatattgagattTGTCACCACTTCCTACATGATCATGTTGAGAAAGGAGATGtcgtatttgagcatgttgatagtaAAAATCAACTTACAAATATATTTACAAAACCACTTGCGACCAGACCATTTTTTAACATTCGAAGGAAATTTGGGATTCTTGACATCTCAAATATTGCCTAAATCTTTGATCAAGGGTTTTGGAGGCGGCAGAGTCAACATAAAACTTAGGGTTTGTAGGGTTCAATTTCTTTATCTCTTGTATACACACATTTcgcaaagtaagatttattataatatctcaattcgaatttgaattcgaattgagggcaaATGTACCCATAACGAGGTTGATTGGGAAacttcctaaacaaatccttgtttactctctctctctctctctctctatctttatctctatctatctatctatctatctttctatttatctctctctctctctctctctctctctctctctctctctctctctctctctatatatatatatatatatatatatatatatatatatatatatatatatatatatatatatatatgtgtgtgtgtgtgtgtgtgtgtgtgtgtgtgtgtgtgtgtgtgataccccaattttgaccctgaatcgttgattcaatacattcatcatagctattgcatgtctacatagcataccatgcattccataccgcatagtgcctaaaATATTAGTCGAAACAATTTTTTCGGACCTACAgacaaaccggttgaattaatcaACGGATGTGCGTTAAATCAGTGAAcgaatttttttaaaatcaagcttctagacatcaattttattaatctatgtttcgcgtagtttaatctggtatgctcgatttatttttcagctaattcTTCGGCCACTTTTTGATCAGCTCAAGCCTACTTAACCGGTCAAAATTTGTTTCAAAATTGGCtcaaacgctgtatttttccaataagtttatttcgcactgatcattttggtgcattcatgttaatttttcaaaCATTTTTGTGTCCGACTCTTATTTATTTTGAGTCCTTTTATATTTATTTCTTTGActaaatttttaaaataattatttagaATTAGTTGTAATGTCATTTCGGTTTTGTTTAGATTATTTTAATATGTTTGATTTTATTGactttaattatttattttattttattctacGCTAAAATTATAATAGATGGTCCTTTTCATCATTTATAAAATTAAGAAACCCTAGTTTAAGTAGTATATATAGTTTAGGATGATTGAAAGTTAAGGGGAGGCCAGTCCAAGGACCTAGCAGCCGCCCCATTTAGTTCTCTCCTCACACGCCTACATACTCTCCTTATACTCTCTCTGCTGAAgaaaataagaaacaaaaaaAGGAAAGATAATAAAAAACAAATCCCCACTGCTCCCTTACTGTTCATCGTCCGCCATCGAAACGCCTCACTTCCACTGCTCACTACACAACCCTCAGCCGCCGCAAACCCATCTTCTTCCCCAAACCAACAACCCATTTCTCAAAAAACCCATCACCTTCTCCCTAACCATAAACAACCCAACCACCCTTCACCATCGCGTCTTCAAACCACCATCTTCGACGAACCTGAAGAAACCACCACAACCGATTCACCTCCATCGACCTCTCCGTCGTCAAACGCCAACAATCTCAACCAATCCCTTCTTCAACCTCTTAACCTTTTTCCACCTACAACCCAACGCCGCTCCCTCAAGAAACCTTCACTCTCTCTCCGCCACTCTTTCCTTCCCCACCCTTTCCTTTTCTGCCTCACCAACACAACCACCAAACCCCACCATCACCGACCGCGATCCATGGATTCTCAACCAGATTAACTGAAGAAGAAGCTCGTTTGCTCGAGAGCCAAACGGGGATTCTAGCGGTGTTGCCGGAGGTTAAATACGAGCTTCACACGACAAGGACTCCTCAGTTTCTTGGCCTTGATAAAAGCCCAAAGATGTTCCTGGAATCAAGTTCAGCAAGCGAAGTTGTTGTTGGTGTTTTAGATACCGGTGTTTGGCCTGAAAGCAAAAGCTTCGACGACACTGGATTTGGACCTATACCCGCAATACGGAAAGGCGCGTATGACACAAGGAATGCTACTAACGCTACGAATGGGAATTTTTGTATGATGGGAACTTTATCGCCGGAATTAGTCGCACCGTCGATAAAACAATAATCGGTAGTATTTCGGTTTTGATTTTGTTTCGGTTGGATA containing:
- the LOC127081895 gene encoding secreted RxLR effector protein 161-like, encoding MEDAKLIDNPMPTNSNLERNENGKDVDLNKYRGMIGYLLYLTAPKSDIMFSVCMCGHYQSTPKESHLEAIKRIRRYLHGTSKCGIWYSNGSDYNLVGYTDFDFSGFKSDRKRTGGTCHIFSNFLVSWHNKK